The genomic segment GAAGGATTTTATAGTAGCATCTCCAGATCTAGCCATAACGACTAggtcgggtttgaggtgttacactgTGGGATCGATCCTACTCCCTATACTACTATTTATTTACTGTTTAGACATAGCAATATTATGCACTTATGGTAATGTCAAGCATTTTGTTTTTTCGAAACTTGTTTTGCTGGAAAAATGAGTAGTTTACAACTACACAAGTAACTACTTTTGTTGATAGATATTTGGCGAATTGAGGAGTGCTCAAAAGATCATTGATTGTACAGCTTCTTGTGTGCCACATCATGTTACTACTAGGTATCGGTGGTTAAGACCAACAACTGGCTGGTTAAAGTGTAGCACCAACGTTCTCATTCTTCATGAGACTGGGCCTATTGGTTTGGCAGCACTTTGCGTTACAAGATAATGTGTTAGTTCCAGTGTTTAGCCAAGTCCTACATCGCAAAATCTATATATATTTGGGAAGCTTTGTCTTGGCTCAAATCATTGTAGAAAGATTATATAATTCACAAGTTTGATTGCTTGGAAGTAGTAAATGCACTGGATTTGCATGCATCTTATTCTTCCAAGTTTGGTTCGATTTTACAAGATTGTTTAATGTTAAAATTCCAGTTTCATCATTTGTCCTTTTAATGGATTCAACGGACCGCAAATAAGGTGGTTCACAGTCTTGCTAAGTgataactctaaattatatagatttttagAGCACCATTTTACTTAGAATTTATGCAAATCCCGAGTATTTTTTATAActaattatgtgtttttttttacatattgaGAGTTTTGGCACAATCAAATCAAGATTAtaatttttgagtaatttggtGCTAAATTCATATAATTCTACTCTATGTTGCtacattttgaaattttcataatttgtGCTATAATTGTTGCAGCTTGGTACTCTAAATTGTTTCATGTTCGAAGCCAGTATGGATGACAAATGCACATGAGCTAAAATCAATCAGCATGGGACAATAGGCTAAGGCATTGGACTCAACAAAATTCTTATAGCCTAGCTTGGAAGTGGAATGCTAAAAGAACAAGTATGCCTTCTACATTGGAGCCCAAACCGTCCATTAAAGGGGAAAGAAGCCCAAATTCGGAAACGACTTGGTAGAGTAGCCAAACCAAGTTTggaaattttaattaagtgtccttacatgtataaataaaaaataaaaaaccagcCCCAGTCAAATCCCACAGTTGTTGTCCAACCCATGCtttaaatcaagcaaaaatcaagcTTGAATCATGAAAAAATCAACCCCTTGTTCTATGAAATATGTTTGGCCATGCATGATAGATTTCTACGGGATGTtcatgctatttttagcaaactcccGAGCCTTCCCTCATGTATAAATACCACCACCATTCACCTCTCAAATCACTTATCAAtcattctttcttttctctcacaTGCCTAGCCTTCCATTTCCAATCATTTTTCCCATCCTCTCTTTGAGAGTTCCCTTAGCAGGTAGGTATTGAGAGAAAAGCTCTCTTGGTCAACCATCTTGAGGAGTAATTTGCATCAGAGTAATGGCAAAAATCAGAGTAAGCCACAACGAATATTTCTCGAGAAATCACCAAATTCATCTCAgactttcttctttctttttcttttaattgttcTTAGTTTATAAACATGAttgcaaattatttgattgaTTTTTCATTAATAATAGGGACCTAAATTTTTTTCAGCTAAGATAGTTACAATGACTTGATTTGATTCATTCAATTCATGTTTATCTTTTTTCGTGTCTCAATTGTTTATGTCAATTAAAATCATCCATGTTGTTCTTGCATTAAGATATGTTTGACTGCATTAGAATTAATCGCTTAAGACCCAGATGATGATTAATGGACGTAATAATTGAAagatgcatgcttaatttatatctgatcatgaataaattaaagattCGTAATAATTCCAAAAGAAcactattaccttgcataactttagatttatgtaattaaattgtttcaaacttaGTCTATCCCTGTTACTTTATataaattctaaggaatcctTTGTTAAATGTTGacttataaatatgcatgtttttctaagtGATAAAACTAAGATCTCGAAAGAGCTATGATTTTATAGTCCAAGTTCATAAATGATCGAGTTGCCATAGAATTTTTTCGAAACATTGTTAAACATGATaatgaatgaattaaattaaaagttgtaATTGTTATAGcttattcattttattgttattaaatcTTGAGAATTGTTGCTAAACCATTTCATTGCATTATTTCATCTTATTTGCATATTAGTTGTTAATTTAAATAGGACATCCATCaccttcaaatattttattttcataaccaatttgtaaaacattaattttacaaTTGTTGATTAATAGATAGAGcccttgtggagacgatactcTTTTTACTCACTTATTACTAGATAGCGGTTGTGTATGCTTGCACATTCCATCGCGAACCAAGTCTTTAGCGTTGTTGTCGGGGACTGTTATTCtagtcaattttttttcaaattaattatcttgcaattttgttcaattttcttttatttttaatttaataagttttcattattatttaggTGATAATGGATCCTTTACAACATGTTCAAGGAGAAGCATTTGCTTATAATGCTCACAAACTTATCAATGTTTCCAATGACAGAAACTGCACCATACGATAATATGCCATTCCTCTCTTCAACGAGCTCAATTCAAGTATTGTGAGACCCAAAACTGAGGCTCTACAATTCGAACTAAAGCCCGTGATGTTCCAAATGCTTCAAAcaatgggccaatttagtgggATGCCTACTAAGGATCCACGTGTTCATCTTTGATTATTCATGGAAGTGAGTGACTTATTCAAATTAGTCGGGGTGACTGAGGACGTAATGAGACTAAGATTATTTCTATAATCCTTAAAAGATAGAGCACGAGCATGGTTGAACTCCCTATCGTCCAGCTCCGTAActacatggcaagagttggtTGAACTTTTCTTAATGAAATACTTCCCTCTATCTCTGACTGCCAAGTTCCAAAATGAAATCACCTCATTTCAACAACTTGACGAAAAATCATTATATGAGGCATATGAGTGATTCAAAGAGTTATTACAAAAGTGCCCTCACCATGGTATTCCTTATTGCGTTCAAATGGAGAATTTCTATATTGGTCTTAATGATCATACTAGAATGATGGTGGATGCTTCGGCAAATAGAGCccttctttctaagtcttataatgaggcttatgagattgTTGAAAGAATTGCCAACAATAACTATTAGTGGCCAATCAATCGAGTAGTCTCAGAAAGACGAGTAGCAGGAGTATATGAAGTTGATGCACTTACTTCTTTGGCAGCCCAGGTATCCTCTATGTTTTCTATGCTTAAGAATAGAACTATTAATGGTTTCAATAGTAATCTGATAGGTCAGTAGCAAAACTAGTTTGAGAATATTTCTTGTGAATACTGTGGAGATAACCATTTATTTCAAAATTGCCCATCGAATCTAGAGTAAAAACATTACATGGGAATTCAAAATTGGAATGGTCCGCAATCAAACTCTTACAACTTTTCATGGCAGTACCATTCAAATTTTCCATAGAGTAATCAATGGGACCAACTCTTCTATGCCATCTCAACTAAATTATCTGCCGAAATATTCTCAACAAGTGCAACAACCACCACCAACTAAATCTTCAAGTAATCTTGAGGATTTGCTAAAGGCGTACATAGTAAAGAATAATGTagtgatccaaagccaagcaacAAAGTTGAGGAATTTAGGGAACCAAGTGGGTCAACTAACTAATGAACTTCAAAATAGACCCCAAGGAGCTTTGCCCAGCGATACTGAAAATCCAATAATTTCGGGCAAAGAACATTGCAAAACGGTCACTTTACCAAGTGGAAAGACATTGGAGCCCAAGTGGTTGAGGTTGAAGATGAGCCTGTCGTAGCTTAAGACAAAGAGGAAGTTTAACCGAGTGTTAAAAATCCTATTTCATAGAAATCAGATACGGTGATCCTTGATGAGGTAAACTCTAAACCAATCAGTTCTGATAATCTAACACCTTTGTAAGATGTAGAAAAATTTCCAGAAAATAGTTGTTTGGTTAAATCTAATATTCCACCACTACCATATCCTCAACGATTCCAGAACCAACAACAGGATACTcaatttaaagaaattttggaTGATGAGGTGACTTGTAATGTCTTCAATGCTACTAAATCCCAGGTTGTAGTTGAAGATTGCTCTTCTATTTCCAAGATAGAATTGTTGGCTTCTACAGAATTGGAACTCAATTCCCTAGACAATCCATTAGAATGTATTCTACTAGTAGATTCGTCAAAGTGATGATGAAGACAATGAATGTTTGGTTTTGTTAGAAGCTAAAATGAAGGAATTCACTCAGGAAGTTCATTGGAATCATTAAAGTTATTATCCCGAGAGTATGCACAACTAAAAGCATTGATTGAAGAGTCGGTTGAGTTGGAACTGAAGATTTTGCTTCCTcatttgaaatatgattatttgggTCTATCTTCGACTTTACCTATCACTATTTCAGTTGAGTTCAccaaaaatcaagaagaaaattCACTTGTAGTTTTGGGAAAGCACAATAACGGTATTGGATGAATTATTGCAAATATTTGAAACACAAGTTGGAAGGTTGGCATGAATTATAGGAAGTTAAACAAGGTCACTAGAAAATATCATTTCTGGTTTTCTTTCCCAaataaaatgttggaaaaatttgtCGGGAAAGAGTATGATTACTTCCTAAATGAGTATGGTTGGTATGATAGATCACCCTATGACACTATCTCGGTTAGTGACAATTCTGAATAAATTGGTGGGAGCTCTCTTCACTTtctctatcattattttatattttttagtttttttctttcatttgaataaaatggaagacttagataaaattttctttgggtcattacattaattaaaattttgtctaGAAGATTGGgatttaagcgggaccatttgtgacccctccagtCTTTCCTGTgagtttaatttaatgtaattttttgaaaaaatatttttctaagtagTCCGAAGAATTTATGTGTTTTGTTCAATAAATGGTCAAATTTTTACACAAGCActaatttctttgagttttttttcaatttacttTCAATACAGGAACTTAAGATCCAATAAGGTGCTACCATTAGACTTAAGACACTGCTAGGAAGGGAAATACTGAACCCTTTTTTTGCACAACCTGCAGCCATTACCTTTCTCCACTAACACTCTCAAGTAGCCCCATAGTGCATCTCACTTAACCTCTTAATGTCACAGCCTTCAACTCCCTAAATCACCACCTGAGCACCTTCATTTGAAGCCACCAACCACCACACCTAAACTATCCTTAAAATTGCCACCCCCTCCACCTCTAAACCTTTCCATCAGCTACTCACCTACCTGCCCAAAATCGAAACCACCCTTAACATATTTTCTAACTTTGATGCCATGATTAATAGAATGGGAGAATTTCTTAAATATTGACCCTTTTGTCTTGTTCTTTCGCCTTCTCTTTCTCGTTTGAATTCATGAATAAATTAAGTTGATGCCTTTTACATTATTGTTGTTTTGTAGTAAAGAGCAAAGTAGTGTAGTAATGTGAATgtacatgtttaggattggatttttcaaggaaagacttggtacttaagtagtcatCATGACTCACCTCTTTTTCCTGGGATCCTACCTAGTGTACAATTCATATTCACAACTTTGTATTTTGCAATGagaacattgcttctttttaaaaagGGGTAGGGCCATcttgcatgattttttttttaattttcacacagaagtatgttgaaataaattaatgctcagagaaaatttttgttaataatttcTGATTCTATTCAAGtttttttgaaattatgttaGCTTAATCATGATATGATTGTTTTTCTAAGTCTTATGTAGTTTTAGCCATGAAAATTTACTTTTCCTTAGAATTAGGCATGCATGAatgtttaagtctttagaattgtcttagtaactttcttgaggcaaaatcctagtaGGCATAAGAATCTGAAAATGATATAGGCACACTTTGTTTGgatcatttgagcctttcaagcctaccatatttaaaattaacccttGAAACCTTATTTTTGAGTTGTATGGCCTACATCATAAGCCATCTTtccttattttcataaattttacattATCTTTTCTCCAACTTTAACTTTACTTGCTTTGGTGAAAAGAAATCTTATAAGAGAAGTCAAAATAAGGTatcatgaaaaagaaaagaagaggtaCAATCAAATACCGAGAAATATCATCGAGCATGAGTTCAAAATTAAATTTGGGGGTGTTAACCCAATTAGTAAGGAAGATTGAGCTATAGAAGATCCAAGGAAAGTTTAAGGTTATTTAGCTCAAAAAtcacttctctttatccctaccttGAGCCTAGCCCCATTATAACCCTacaaaagacctattgattttgaTAATTATGCCGACTACATTATTGGagagaaattactaagtcaacATATGAAGACCATTATTAAACCTTAGGATTGTCTTGCTTAATTAAAATAAGGAAGAATAATTGAATGGTAGGATTTATATATGGCTCAGAAAAACATGCGAATTATGATTATTGTTAACATATTCTTTTAcatgatataaaattttaaaattatatttacatgCGAGCAACTTATTTGCAAGAAGGGTTGCGGGCATAAATTTGTTAATGCATAATTATGTGAGGAATTGATTCTACTTAAATATTGTACGAGATTGCCTTGTTGAAATTTTCGGCTCGCATGAAACATTACTCAGTACGAGCAATGGATTAAgtttggggtgtgataactctaattatatagatttttaaaGCACCTTTTTACTTAGAATTTATGCAAATCCTTAGCATTTTGATaactaattatgtgtttttagtaCATATTAAGAAATTTGGCACAATTAAATCAAGATtataatttttgattaatttggtGCTAAATTCACATAATTCTACTCTATGTTGCtgcattttgaaattttcataatttgtGTTGTAATTGCTATAGCTTGGCACACTTAATTGTTCCATGTTCGAAGCCAGTATGGATGATACATGCACATGAGCTAATATCATTCAGCATGGGACGGCAAGCTAAGGCATTGGactcaataaaattatttttaacccAGCTTGGAAGTAGGATGCTGAAAAGAACAAGTCTACCTTCTACATCGGAGCTCAAACCGTCCATTAAGGGGAAAAGAAGCCCAAATTCCGCAATGACTTGGTAGGGCAACGAAACCAACTTTGGAACAATTAATTAAGGGTTCTTATATGTGTAAAAAATCACAAATCAGCCCCAATCAAACCTCATAATTGTTGCCCAACCCATGccttaaatcaagcaaaaatcaagcTTGGATCATGAAAAAATCAACCCCTTCTTCCATGAAATATGGTTGGCCATGCATGAGAGGTTTCTAGGGGATGTtcatgctatttttagcaaactcccAAGCCTTCCCTCATGTATAAATACTACCTCCATTCACCTCTTAAATCACTCATCAATCATTCATTCTCTTCTCTCCCACGCCTAGCCTTTCATGTCCCTTCATTTTCCCATCCTCTCTTTGAGAGTTCCCTTAGCAAGTAGTTCTTGAGAGAAAAGTTCTCTTGGTCAGTCACCTTGAGAAGTAATTTGCATTAGAGCAATGATGGAAATCGAAGGAAGCCACCACGGATAGTTCTCGAGAAATCACCGAATTCATCTCaaagtttcttcttcctttctcttttaatTGTTCATAGTTTATAAACATGATTCCAAATTATTTGATTGATTTTTCATTAATAATAATGACTTAAATTTGTTTTAGCTAGGATGGTTACAAAGCCTTGATTTGATTCATTCaattcatgtttatattgttcCGTGCCTCAATTGTTTatgcttccaattaaaatcatCCATGTTGttcatgcattaaaatatgtttgactGCATTAGAATTATTCGCTTAATTTGACCCAGATAGTGATTAATGGACGTAATAATTGGAagatgcatgcttaatttatatctgatcatgaataaattaaaagCTTGTAATAATTCTAAAAGAACACTACTACTTGCATAACTTtagatttatgtaattaaattgtttcaaacctaacccgCCACTATTACTTTATATAAATTCTAAGAAATCCTTAGTTAAATGTTGACATAGAAATATGCATGTTTTTCTAAATAATAAATCTAAGATCTCGAAAGAGCTATGATTTTATATTCCAAGTTCATAAATGATCAAGTTGACATGAAATTTTTCCGGAACATTGTTAAACATGGTaatgaatgaattaaattaaaaattgtaattgttctagctttattcatgttattgttattaaatctTGTGAATTGTTGTTAAACCATttcattgcatttatttcatcTCATTTGCATATAAGTTGTTAATTTAAATAGGACATCCATCACctccaaatattttattttcataaccaatttgtaaaacattaattttacaaTTGTTGGTTAATAGATACTCCCTGTGGAGACTATACAATTTTTACTCATTACTTGGTAATGACTGTGTATACTTACACATTCCGTCGCGAACCACTACGATGACATTATCTTCTACAATCCTCTCTCTATGGGGTAGATGATGGTCACGATACACTAAATAGTTTTTGACACCGAACCTTACTGCCATTTGTTTAACCGAAAGACAAACTCACTGGTAACCTTATAATACAACTAAAcctcaaattcaattatttactGTGAGTTCAAAGTGAATTTTTAAACaccaattaaaaaataatatatgtatatatatatatagaaagtgAAAAACCAGATTAAGTTATAATTAGTAACAGATAAAATAATTGGAATTCGACTCTAGGAAGCTAAGCTTgaatttttcttattcttttcttcATCCGCAAGAAGGGTAGCAGATCAATGACCCATCATTTTCTTAATCTGTATTGCCGGCAATAATGTTCATAGGAGGCAGCACTCTCTCGTTCATAAACCATCAGGTAATGTTCAAAAACATATGTTTCATTGGTCATTGAATACTCATTGTGCTGAAATATTTACTTGTGATTTTGCTCGATGCTTAAAACTGATTGGAAACTTGTTGAATAATTGTAGAATTAAttcattaagaaaaagaaaaaagagaggaaCGCGCAATCTATGGCAGTTTCGGTGTTCAGTGTTATCAGAAAGATTGAAGACTTACTAATGGAAGAACCGGAAGTCTTGAAGGGAATAAGAGAGGATTTTGATCGGATGGGAAGCGCTCTCAGGTCAATGAAGAGCTTCTTAATAGGTATTGGTTTAAGAGAAAATAAGTTCACCATAAGATTCTGGGTTGCAGAAATCAAAGATGTGGTCGATGATGCTGAGGATGTCATTCATACTTTTCTTCGCAAAACTACAGTTTGTTTTCTGGAAGAAAGATGGATAATTCGAAAAACCAAGTCAAAGATATCAGAAATCATAGACCAAATCACTTATTTGACTAGAAAATTGGAAGAAATTGGCGTAGAAGAGTCCATAGGTGGAGAAAGCCAGAGGCAACAATTAAGTCACTATTACCATCCTATTGTTGGGATGGATGACCAAATCGCAGATTTAGTCTCCACTCTGTTGCAAGACTATAGAGATTTCCGAGTCATTTCGATTTGTGGAATGGTTGGTTCGGGAAAAACCACCCTTGCTAAGGCAGTGTACAATCACAAGCAAGTAAGGTATAATTTCGTCGGTCATGCTTGGGTTTATGTTTCTTATCCATGGAAAGGGAACAAAATCTGGGAAGACATTTGTTATGGGCTTGGTATTTTTGGTGTGAAAGATAGCAAGTACAGTGACGAAGAGTTAGCAAAGAAGTTGTACAAAATCTTGAAAGACAATAAATGTATAGTTGTTCTTGATGATATCAGGACTGTTGAGGTTTGGGATAGTATAAAACCTGCATTTCCAGTCAATTGTGAGACACAAAGTCTTAGCAAGATATTGATC from the Gossypium hirsutum isolate 1008001.06 chromosome D09, Gossypium_hirsutum_v2.1, whole genome shotgun sequence genome contains:
- the LOC121221196 gene encoding putative disease resistance protein At1g50180, producing MAVSVFSVIRKIEDLLMEEPEVLKGIREDFDRMGSALRSMKSFLIGIGLRENKFTIRFWVAEIKDVVDDAEDVIHTFLRKTTVCFLEERWIIRKTKSKISEIIDQITYLTRKLEEIGVEESIGGESQRQQLSHYYHPIVGMDDQIADLVSTLLQDYRDFRVISICGMVGSGKTTLAKAVYNHKQVRYNFVGHAWVYVSYPWKGNKIWEDICYGLGIFGVKDSKYSDEELAKKLYKILKDNKCIVVLDDIRTVEVWDSIKPAFPVNCETQSLSKILITSSNWELSAHAARVGYLYDMKMLTYKQSINILRNIAFSETDSGEQYSAKKKLAVEILGYCCRLPSAIVVMGGILATKRSTEEWEMLLNHVKSNLSSISLPAILALAYDDLPYHLKPCFLYLSQFSEGYMISIGKLIQLWVAEGILSNDKGESIEDIAESYIIELAKRCMVQVGE